A genome region from Nocardiopsis exhalans includes the following:
- a CDS encoding DUF4352 domain-containing protein encodes MGFSDPRTPPRGRAAAAVRTLAIPVAVLLAGAVCAVTLVALSLVTVPDARVVLGEDEPAAAPAPVEESEPAEETEEPAPPPSEEPAPEPSDEPGAAEGEPEPVPEPSPAPEPADPEEPAAAEPESVPPSAYDGSTTSVGVFRVVVEAAYTDPTITNGTGSYAEAPAGWEYHVYRLNVTNEGSSPVIFDSSGTVGTTTDGRRFVNDIDAEHTVAYDYFWFEIDPGETVTTHIMFLAPVGTEFAHVLVAGQSDLRPG; translated from the coding sequence ATGGGTTTCAGTGATCCTCGAACCCCGCCGCGGGGGCGGGCCGCCGCGGCGGTGCGCACCCTCGCCATCCCTGTCGCGGTCCTGCTCGCCGGGGCGGTGTGCGCGGTCACCCTGGTCGCGCTGAGCCTGGTGACCGTGCCGGACGCGCGGGTGGTGCTCGGCGAGGACGAACCGGCCGCGGCGCCCGCACCCGTCGAGGAATCCGAACCCGCGGAGGAAACCGAGGAGCCCGCGCCCCCGCCTTCGGAGGAGCCCGCTCCCGAGCCCTCAGACGAGCCTGGGGCGGCTGAGGGCGAGCCGGAGCCCGTGCCCGAGCCGAGCCCCGCTCCGGAGCCCGCGGATCCCGAGGAACCAGCGGCGGCCGAGCCGGAGTCCGTACCGCCCTCCGCCTACGACGGGTCCACCACGTCGGTGGGCGTCTTCCGGGTGGTGGTCGAGGCGGCCTACACCGACCCGACCATCACCAACGGCACGGGCTCCTACGCCGAGGCGCCCGCGGGCTGGGAGTACCACGTCTACCGGCTCAACGTCACCAACGAGGGTTCGTCCCCGGTGATCTTCGACAGCTCCGGCACCGTGGGCACCACCACCGACGGCCGACGGTTCGTCAACGACATCGACGCCGAGCACACCGTGGCCTACGACTACTTCTGGTTCGAGATCGACCCGGGCGAGACGGTCACCACGCACATCATGTTCCTGGCGCCGGTCGGCACCGAGTTCGCGCACGTCCTGGTGGCGGGCCAGAGCGACCTGCGCCCCGGCTGA